One Narcine bancroftii isolate sNarBan1 chromosome 3, sNarBan1.hap1, whole genome shotgun sequence DNA window includes the following coding sequences:
- the rab33ba gene encoding RAB33B, member RAS oncogene family a: MSFRGGEGGTSGSPGAAPVASRAPPRSRIFKIIVIGDSGVGKTCLTYRFCAGKFPDKTEATIGVDFREKTVEIDGETIKIQLWDTAGQERFRKSMVQHYYRNVHAVVFVYDITNPVSFQSLPAWIEECKHHSLGGEIPRILVGNKCDLIDATKVNTDQAQKFADTQNMPLFETSAKNPNDSDHVEAIFMTLAHKLKNHKPMMLSRLQVDQFKVDLKSEPKPDVECYC, from the exons ATGTCCTTCAGGGGAGGCGAGGGGGGGACGTCGGGGTCGCCCGGCGCTGCCCCTGTGGCCTCGCGCGCGCCGCCCCGTTCCAGGATCTTTAAGATCATCGTCATCGGCGACTCGGGCGTGGGCAAGACGTGCCTGACCTACCGCTTCTGCGCCGGCAAGTTCCCCGACAAGACTGAAGCCACGATCGGGGTGGATTTCCGAGAGAAGACGGTGGAGATCGATGGAGAAACAATTAAG ATTCAGCTTTGGGACACAGCTGGCCAGGAACGTTTTCGGAAGAGCATGGTTCAGCACTACTACAGGAATGTCCATGCTGTTGTTTTCGTGTATGACATCACCAACCCAGTCAGTTTCCAGAGCCTCCCAGCCTGGATAGAAGAATGCAAACACCACTCGCTTGGTGGAGAAATTCCACGCATCCTGGTGGGGAATAAGTGTGACCTGATAGACGCCACTAAAGTTAACACTGACCAAGCTCAGAAGTTTGCTGATACACAAAACATGCCATTGTTTGAGACCTCGGCTAAGAATCCAAATGACAGTGATCACGTGGAAGCCATTTTTATGACTTTGGCTCACAAACTGAAGAACCACAAGCCCATGATGCTAAGCCGACTCCAAGTAGATCAGTTCAAAGttgatctgaaatctgaacccaaaccagatgtggaatgttactGTTAA